One window of the Solanum stenotomum isolate F172 chromosome 11, ASM1918654v1, whole genome shotgun sequence genome contains the following:
- the LOC125844176 gene encoding pentatricopeptide repeat-containing protein At4g19440, chloroplastic — protein sequence MDVRRLKIPKTIAIFSHIKRPLTCVIYTASSDQISEPLQKAQSNKPNPSSEKKQKNGLDLNLRKWVVSVLSNPPVDSLKIKDLLTLLTPQQFDAIFLEIYSSLKPLNVLKFFHVASGTCGFSFSVRSYCTLLRLLVASNHDVPARLLLIRLIDGKLPALFDTSQQKHVEVAVSLAELSGVSDFGVAVRTFDLLLHLCCTQFKNVGFDAALDVFRSLASRGVYPSLKTCNFLLSSLVKENELWKSYEVFGILKDGVEPDVYLFSTAINAFCKGGKVEEAKELFRKMENMGIVPNVVTYNNLIHGLCKNCNLEDAFLLKEEMILNGVNPSIVTYSMLINCLMKLEKFDEADCVLKEMSNKGIVPNDVLYNTIINGYCSAGDIQQALKVRNEMLTKGIFPNSVTYNSLIKGFCKVNQASQAEEFLEEMLLHGLGVNPGSFSNVILVLCMNSRFVAALRFVKEMILRRLRPNDGLLTTLISGLCKEGKHSEAVELWTMLLMKGLTANTVTSNALIYGLCEAGNIQEAVRLLKTMLGSGVQIDSMTYNTLICAFCKEGNLDGAFMLREEMVKQGIAPDVSTYNVLLHGLGEKGKIDEALLLWDECRSKELVCDIYTYGALINGLCKADQLEKGRDLFHEMLRQGLAPNLIIYNTLIGAFCRNGNVKEALKLRDDFRSRGILPNVVTYSSLIHGMSNIGLIEDAENLIDGMHKEGVLPDVVCYTALIGGYCKLGQMDKVRSILQEMSSHNIQPNKITYTVIIDGYCQAGKVKEAKEYFTEMVQTGNTPDSVTYNVLTKGLLKEGEIEEAFSLLDHISHTGVGLDEVAYTSLVNLLPQRSASVNQE from the coding sequence ATGGACGTAAGAAGATTGAAAATTCCCAAAACCATTGCTATATTTTCACATATCAAACGCCCTTTAACTTGTGTGATTTATACTGCTTCTTCAGATCAAATCAGTGAACCATTACAGAAAGCGCAGTCAAATAAGCCTAACCCCAGCTCAGAAAAGAAACAGAAAAACGGATTAGATTTGAATTTGCGGAAGTGGGTTGTTTCAGTTCTTTCAAACCCACCTGTAGATTCGTTAAAGATTAAAGATTTACTGACCCTTTTGACTCCTCAGCAGTTTGATGCTATTTTCTTGGAAATTTATTCGTCTTTGAAACCATTGAATGTTTTGAAATTCTTCCACGTAGCGTCTGGTACTTGTGGTTTTAGTTTTAGTGTTAGATCTTATTGTACTCTGCTTCGTTTGCTTGTTGCTTCGAATCATGATGTTCCAGCTAGGTTGCTTTTGATTAGGTTAATTGATGGGAAACTACCTGCATTGTTTGATACTTCACAACAAAAGCATGTTGAGGTTGCTGTTTCGTTGGCGGAGTTGAGTGGTGTGTCGGATTTTGGTGTTGCTGTTAGGACTTTTGATCTTTTGCTTCATTTGTGTTGTACTCAATTCAAAAATGTTGGTTTTGATGCTGCATTGGATGTGTTCAGGTCGTTGGCAAGTAGGGGGGTGTATCCTTCTTTGAAAACTTGCAACTTTCTGTTGAGTTCTCTTGTGAAAGAGAATGAGCTTTGGAAGAGTTATGAGGTTTTTGGGATTCTGAAGGATGGTGTTGAACCAGATGTTTACTTGTTTAGCACCGCGATCAATGCTTTCTGTAAAGGGGGGAAGGTGGAGGAGGCAAAGGAGTTATTTCGGAAGATGGAAAACATGGGTATTGTGCCAAATGTTGTCACTTATAATAACCTTATTCACGGGCTTTGCAAGAATTGTAATTTAGAAGATGCATTCCTTCTGAAGGAAGAAATGATATTAAATGGTGTAAACCCAAGTATTGTCACGTATAGCATGCTTATTAATTGTCTGATGAAACttgagaaatttgatgaagCTGATTGTGTGTTGAAAGAAATGTCAAACAAGGGGATTGTTCCGAACGATGTGTTGTATAATACCATCATTAATGGTTATTGCTCAGCAGGAGATATTCAGCAAGCTCTAAAGGTAAGGAATGAAATGCTAACAAAAGGAATTTTCCCCAACTCAGTTACTTACAATTCACTGATCAAAGGTTTCTGCAAGGTAAATCAAGCTAGTCAAGCTGAAGAATTCTTAGAAGAGATGTTATTACATGGATTGGGTGTAAATCCTGGTTCATTCAGTAATGTTATCCTTGTACTGTGTATGAATTCTAGGTTTGTTGCTGCACTACGGTTTGTTAAGGAAATGATATTAAGGCGTTTGAGGCCAAATGATGGGTTGCTGACCACATTAATTAGTGGGCTTTGCAAGGAAGGAAAGCATTCAGAGGCAGTTGAGCTCTGGACTATGCTACTAATGAAAGGGCTCACTGCCAATACAGTGACCTCAAATGCTCTAATTTACGGTCTTTGTGAAGCTGGTAACATACAAGAGGCTGTTCGGCTGTTGAAAACAATGCTAGGAAGTGGTGTTCAAATAGATAGCATGACTTATAATACTCTTATATGTGCATTTTGCAAAGAGGGAAACTTGGATGGCGCCTTTATGTTGAGAGAAGAAATGGTGAAGCAAGGAATTGCACCTGATGTTTCAACTTACAATGTGCTGCTGCATGGGCTTGGTGAGAAGGGTAAAATAGATGAAGCTCTGTTGCTCTGGGATGAATGTCGAAGCAAGGAACTTGTCTGTGATATATATACCTATGGGGCCTTAATTAATGGTTTGTGCAAAGCTGACCAACTTGAAAAGGGCAGGGACCTTTTCCATGAAATGCTCAGACAAGGCTTAGCcccaaatttaattatttataacacTCTTATTGGAGCTTTTTGTAGAAATGGAAATGTGAAAGAAGCCCTTAAACTTCGTGATGACTTTAGAAGCAGAGGCATTCTACCAAATGTTGTCACTTATTCCTCTCTTATACATGGCATGAGCAATATCGGGCTTATTGAAGATGCTGAGAACCTTATTGATGGGATGCATAAGGAGGGAGTTCTACCTGATGTTGTTTGTTATACTGCATTGATAGGTGGATATTGTAAGTTAGGTCAGATGGATAAAGTGAGGAGCATTTTGCAGGAAATGTCATCACACAATATACAAcctaataaaataacttatacAGTCATTATTGATGGGTATTGTCAAGCTGGTAAAGTTAAAGAAGCTAAGGAGTATTTCACCGAGATGGTACAGACGGGAAATACTCCTGATTCGGTCACCTATAACGTTTTGACGAAGGGGCTTTTAAAGGAAGGGGAAATAGAAGAAGCCTTTTCACTTTTAGATCATATTTCCCATACAGGAGTTGGTTTAGATGAAGTTGCATATACTTCTTTAGTGAATTTACTTCCCCAGAGATCAGCAAGTGTAAACCAAGAATGA